The proteins below come from a single Magallana gigas chromosome 10, xbMagGiga1.1, whole genome shotgun sequence genomic window:
- the LOC136272413 gene encoding fucolectin-like isoform X2, which translates to MFSYCLNILLNQFFSPFFNFSVGSKPKLYAKITLVIVSAVTTTVFIAFCIVLGLLIKEKFGETNNNCESGNYHNVLWDIAVGKPAQQSSTFPPNEAERAVDGNRNTDILQNSCSHTADSPEQNPWWRVDLRAVYYIVSVRMLNRGMDEHGIDVSDRLQNVTVTVGLTESSVNTTCGFFAGPGTLSQLVVLVCPPETMGRYVMVSILTGPLTLCEVDVIGF; encoded by the exons atgttttcatattgtttaaatattttgcttaatcaatttttttctcctttCTTTAATTTCTCAGTAGGAAGTAAACCAAAACTCTATGCAAAGATTACACTGGTTATTGTTTCTGCCGTGACTACAACTGTCTTCATTGCTTTTTGCATCGTGCTTGGTTTGCTAATCAAAG aAAAATTCGGTGAAACAAATAACAATTGTGAAAGTGGAAACTATCATAACG TGTTGTGGGACATTGCGGTTGGTAAACCAGCTCAACAGTCGTCAACCTTTCCACCTAATGAAGCAGAGAGGGCAGTAGATGGAAACAGAAACACAGACATTCTGCAAAATTCGTGCTCACACACTGCGGATTCTCCAGAACAAAACCCATGGTGGAGAGTGGATTTGAGGGCTGTGTATTACATTGTTAGTGTCAGAATGCTCAACAGGGGAATGGACGAGCACGGAATAG ATGTGTCAGACCGGTTGCAGAATGTTACAGTCACTGTGGGGCTGACAGAATCTTCTGTAAACACAACCTGTGGTTTCTTTGCTGGTCCCGGTACTTTGTCTCAACTGGTTGTCCTTGTCTGTCCACCAGAAACAATGGGGAGATACGTAATGGTCTCCATCTTGACCGGTCCTCTCACACTTTGCGAAGTGGACGTGATTGGCTTTTAA